One part of the Tautonia rosea genome encodes these proteins:
- a CDS encoding MerR family transcriptional regulator translates to MKADPLSKAHYSIAAVSKLSGVSCHTLRVWERRYGFPVPERLESGHRRYPAQQVDLICQVARRCQCGGSIAQHIAEARAGHPPPPPIDQTPPVTSQRTSELIDTLQRADARTAEVIYEHLTTGLAPAEIANAILTPALTEAGERLFRNDCSIVEERLATMFLLRKLAALVDDAQRANSSPLGRVIVFVMQGDRHEGGALMLSLALELAGWRSLFLGADLPIREVQRGIDRWKPVAVGVSLSLSRNIRKRFDELESLHGAPIFVGGRSLLNYQGLARQCGFGVVRGPAIPNVGRYLEELVGRGRQNNHCRVCIAPETTGHPLDDTQAEEFSEWHTNDAMKPDSQTDLTS, encoded by the coding sequence GTGAAGGCCGATCCTCTCTCCAAGGCCCATTACTCGATCGCGGCCGTATCAAAACTCAGCGGCGTGAGTTGCCATACGCTCCGGGTCTGGGAACGACGCTATGGTTTTCCCGTGCCCGAGCGACTCGAGTCAGGCCACCGGCGTTACCCCGCTCAGCAGGTCGATCTGATTTGCCAGGTTGCCCGGCGTTGCCAGTGCGGTGGCTCCATTGCCCAGCACATCGCCGAGGCACGAGCGGGACATCCCCCGCCGCCACCGATCGACCAGACTCCTCCGGTCACCAGCCAGCGAACCTCCGAACTCATCGACACGCTCCAGCGTGCCGATGCGCGCACCGCCGAAGTCATCTACGAACACCTGACCACCGGCCTCGCTCCGGCCGAGATCGCCAATGCCATCCTCACCCCTGCCCTGACCGAAGCAGGCGAGCGGCTGTTCCGCAACGACTGTTCGATCGTTGAAGAACGGCTTGCCACCATGTTCTTGCTTCGCAAACTGGCCGCGCTGGTGGATGACGCTCAGCGAGCTAATTCCTCTCCCCTCGGCCGTGTCATTGTGTTCGTCATGCAGGGAGACCGGCATGAAGGTGGCGCCTTGATGCTCAGTCTGGCTCTGGAGCTGGCTGGCTGGCGATCACTGTTTCTCGGTGCAGACTTGCCCATTCGCGAGGTGCAACGCGGGATCGATCGCTGGAAACCAGTTGCCGTGGGAGTCTCGCTCAGCCTCTCACGCAACATCCGCAAACGCTTTGACGAGCTGGAAAGCTTGCACGGTGCCCCGATCTTCGTGGGCGGTCGTAGCCTTCTGAATTATCAGGGGCTTGCCCGACAATGCGGATTCGGAGTTGTGCGAGGCCCGGCCATTCCGAACGTCGGCCGATATCTCGAAGAACTGGTCGGCCGAGGTCGTCAGAACAACCACTGTCGAGTCTGCATCGCTCCGGAAACCACCGGGCACCCCTTGGATGACACACAGGCTGAGGAGTTCTCGGAATGGCACACCAACGATGCCATGAAACCAGACTCGCAGACGGATCTGACATCGTAA
- a CDS encoding matrixin family metalloprotease, translating into MFGSKMQPHCTERRHSSAGRKPQLEGLEQRLLLYSTLGGQWAYGSRITYSIPADGTDVAGVPNQMHQAMADRGITEAQWKFALRRAAALWQSATNINMAEVPDSGAPMGVPGNQQNDPRFGDIRLFAKPMAPEALGQAFLPPPFHGGTLAGDVVFNSTSTWNVGANFDLQTVAIHEIGHSLGLGHSEFSTAVMYDTYNGVKQGLTSDDIAGIRSLYGVRQHDWVDQFQNNQTPWSAVNISGLIDSNRKVTLSNLDLTSNQDEDWFYVQAPSNTSGEMIITMQSKDLSSLSPRFMVYNSALQLVAWTVAPSAGSTFGATISLKFTGVPAGTGLYIRALGWNGSNSGVNGIGAYALQADFSGGPIPSAIVSPPNTTVLEQPDQGGGFINQMIASPAQARVPWTEVLAAPPSLIAQNVGMQGLIHRWDAQPSLEASYGIVEFVQPTRAAVAHFARAAFSGGAPLWFTQAIDRVVELDDGDQLMPGSAARRWQWKVEGIGPVDLS; encoded by the coding sequence ATGTTTGGCAGCAAGATGCAACCCCATTGCACCGAGCGTCGGCACAGCTCCGCTGGCCGGAAGCCGCAGCTTGAGGGGCTGGAGCAACGCTTATTATTGTATTCGACCCTCGGAGGTCAGTGGGCTTACGGGAGCCGGATTACGTACAGCATTCCCGCAGACGGGACGGATGTGGCTGGTGTTCCGAACCAGATGCACCAGGCCATGGCCGACCGCGGGATCACCGAAGCGCAATGGAAGTTCGCGCTTCGCCGCGCGGCCGCACTGTGGCAGTCGGCTACCAACATCAACATGGCCGAGGTTCCCGACTCGGGAGCCCCGATGGGTGTTCCGGGAAACCAGCAGAATGACCCTCGGTTCGGCGATATTCGCTTATTTGCCAAACCGATGGCGCCCGAGGCATTGGGTCAGGCGTTTTTGCCTCCGCCATTTCACGGGGGCACGCTTGCTGGCGACGTGGTGTTCAATAGCACGTCGACCTGGAACGTCGGCGCGAATTTCGACCTTCAAACCGTGGCGATTCACGAGATTGGCCATTCGCTCGGCCTTGGTCACTCTGAGTTCAGCACTGCAGTCATGTACGACACCTACAATGGTGTCAAGCAGGGGCTGACTTCGGACGACATCGCCGGGATTCGATCGCTGTACGGAGTTCGCCAGCACGACTGGGTCGATCAGTTCCAGAACAACCAGACGCCCTGGTCTGCGGTCAATATTTCCGGGTTAATCGACTCGAACCGGAAGGTCACGCTGTCGAACCTGGATCTCACGTCGAATCAGGATGAAGACTGGTTCTACGTTCAGGCGCCGAGCAATACGAGCGGCGAGATGATCATCACCATGCAATCGAAGGATCTCAGCTCGCTGAGTCCGCGGTTCATGGTTTACAACTCTGCCTTGCAACTGGTGGCCTGGACGGTTGCACCGAGTGCCGGGTCAACCTTCGGAGCGACGATTTCTCTGAAGTTTACCGGGGTTCCGGCCGGCACCGGTCTGTACATCAGGGCGTTGGGTTGGAACGGCTCGAATAGCGGGGTCAACGGCATTGGAGCCTACGCCTTGCAGGCCGATTTCAGTGGAGGTCCGATTCCCTCGGCCATCGTGTCGCCGCCGAACACAACGGTTCTCGAACAGCCGGATCAGGGAGGAGGCTTTATCAATCAGATGATCGCCTCGCCGGCTCAGGCTCGGGTGCCCTGGACTGAGGTGCTGGCCGCGCCTCCGTCACTCATCGCTCAAAACGTTGGGATGCAGGGCCTGATCCATCGCTGGGACGCTCAGCCCAGTCTGGAAGCGTCGTACGGCATCGTTGAGTTCGTCCAGCCGACCCGAGCGGCGGTCGCGCACTTTGCCCGCGCCGCCTTCTCGGGAGGAGCTCCCCTGTGGTTCACACAGGCGATTGACCGGGTCGTGGAACTGGACGACGGCGATCAACTGATGCCGGGCTCTGCGGCTCGGCGCTGGCAGTGGAAGGTGGAGGGGATCGGCCCGGTCGATCTTTCCTAA
- the pyrE gene encoding orotate phosphoribosyltransferase gives MASGWDRERLIALLKRDALKLGQFTLASGRSSHYYVDGRRVSLSAEGAAIVGAGMLAMLDEVPEVDAVGGLTMGADPIVGATLAAAGMGARPQLRGFLVRKEAKGHGTGNLVEGPLEPGSTVAILDDVATTGGSSLKAVEAVRAMGCSVARVLVMLDRLEGASEAFAEAGLEFRSLLTIRDLGVEPLKPA, from the coding sequence ATGGCAAGCGGTTGGGATCGCGAGCGGTTGATTGCCTTGTTGAAGCGAGACGCTCTGAAGCTCGGGCAATTCACGCTGGCCAGTGGCCGATCGTCGCACTATTACGTGGATGGCCGGCGCGTCTCGCTCTCGGCCGAGGGGGCGGCCATCGTCGGGGCGGGCATGCTGGCCATGCTCGACGAAGTCCCAGAGGTCGACGCCGTGGGAGGCTTGACGATGGGGGCCGATCCGATTGTCGGCGCTACTCTGGCCGCGGCGGGCATGGGGGCGAGGCCCCAGCTTCGAGGCTTCCTGGTGCGAAAGGAGGCTAAGGGGCACGGCACTGGCAATCTCGTCGAGGGCCCGCTTGAACCGGGATCGACCGTGGCCATCCTTGACGATGTGGCGACCACCGGAGGCTCGTCGCTCAAGGCCGTCGAGGCCGTTCGGGCGATGGGATGCTCGGTCGCGCGAGTCCTCGTTATGCTCGATCGCCTGGAAGGCGCTTCCGAGGCCTTCGCCGAGGCCGGCCTGGAGTTCCGATCATTGCTGACCATCCGGGATCTCGGCGTCGAGCCCCTCAAGCCGGCGTAA
- a CDS encoding MerR family transcriptional regulator → MVDILLKTQQLADLLNVSVSSIKRWVNLGELPAKRTVGGHRLVPLSGALQFARERGLPTDRLVRLASESSEEEMPPTSESCTWEELVTALKRGRTASARKLLIHAYTTLGGAVALADDFIRPAMQALGHDWERGALDIYQEHRASRIVESALLELVRTLPAPSEDSPLAIGAAPEGDLYTLPGLLAELSLRELGWDVVNLGPNLPLASLARAIRVQQPKLVWISVSHLEDEATFLHDYQSFYASVSRTETAVVLGGSGLTPALRARVVAASFGDRIAHLREFARRLHSTDMGPNAFGSMDRPSSTQP, encoded by the coding sequence GTGGTTGACATTCTTCTCAAAACCCAACAGTTGGCCGATTTGCTGAACGTGAGTGTCAGCTCGATCAAGCGTTGGGTGAATCTGGGAGAACTGCCGGCAAAGCGAACGGTAGGGGGGCATCGGCTGGTGCCCCTCTCCGGCGCATTGCAATTTGCCCGCGAGCGAGGCTTACCGACGGATCGTCTGGTGCGTTTGGCGTCGGAGTCTTCGGAAGAGGAGATGCCTCCGACGTCCGAATCGTGCACCTGGGAAGAGCTGGTAACCGCTCTGAAACGTGGTCGGACCGCTTCGGCACGGAAGCTGCTCATTCATGCGTACACAACCCTTGGCGGAGCGGTTGCTCTGGCGGACGATTTCATTCGGCCCGCCATGCAGGCGCTCGGTCATGACTGGGAGCGGGGCGCACTGGACATTTATCAGGAGCACCGTGCGTCTCGTATCGTCGAGTCGGCGTTGCTGGAACTGGTTCGGACGCTTCCGGCACCCTCGGAAGACTCTCCCCTGGCCATCGGAGCGGCACCAGAGGGGGACCTTTACACTTTGCCTGGCCTTCTGGCCGAGCTTTCGCTGCGAGAGCTGGGGTGGGACGTGGTCAATCTTGGCCCGAACCTTCCCTTGGCCTCGCTGGCCCGAGCGATCCGAGTCCAGCAGCCCAAGCTGGTCTGGATTTCCGTGAGCCATTTGGAGGACGAAGCGACGTTCCTCCACGATTATCAATCCTTTTATGCCTCAGTCTCCAGGACGGAGACTGCGGTGGTCCTGGGTGGGTCGGGGTTGACTCCCGCCTTGAGGGCTCGTGTGGTTGCTGCCAGTTTCGGCGACCGCATTGCCCATCTACGGGAGTTTGCCAGGCGACTTCACTCAACGGACATGGGACCAAATGCTTTTGGATCGATGGATCGCCCCAGTTCGACCCAGCCCTGA
- a CDS encoding sigma-70 family RNA polymerase sigma factor, whose amino-acid sequence MRSARQIGETDGFAGLDSAVTRVLAPAEERELLRELGDCKSKLAKSMAAIPEFAPPEGTPDNPQAMAVYIAATCTQDPQLESRLGAVFQRYKELRSKLALANLRLVAHVAKRFRDRGVSYGDLMQEGFCGLLEAIDRFDLNHETKLATYATWWIRQSMQRAVASGAYPVKLSPRHLRQLAQNQDDVGGRVPGEDDGAIEQAPAKSSGGHGPSAEMIRRIHAATRPTISLDATIDTDRSFSLLQTMSDPDSDRTDDVDTDETISLLLDSLRPREQQVLALRFGLGGKQRLSLSQVGKVLQVSKERVRQIQDRALEKLRAVASEHNLADALPVG is encoded by the coding sequence ATGCGTTCGGCACGACAGATTGGCGAGACGGATGGTTTTGCGGGCCTCGATAGCGCCGTCACCCGAGTCCTCGCTCCGGCCGAGGAACGTGAATTGCTCCGAGAGCTGGGTGATTGTAAATCGAAACTTGCGAAATCGATGGCAGCGATTCCCGAGTTTGCTCCTCCCGAGGGAACTCCGGACAATCCCCAGGCGATGGCGGTCTACATTGCAGCCACCTGCACTCAGGACCCTCAACTCGAAAGCCGGCTTGGTGCCGTCTTCCAGCGGTACAAGGAATTGCGATCGAAGCTTGCTCTGGCCAATCTGCGGTTGGTCGCGCATGTCGCCAAGCGGTTTCGAGACCGGGGCGTCTCGTACGGCGACCTGATGCAGGAAGGATTTTGCGGTCTGCTGGAAGCGATCGATCGCTTCGACCTGAATCATGAGACGAAGCTGGCGACTTACGCCACGTGGTGGATTCGGCAGTCGATGCAGCGGGCCGTGGCATCGGGGGCTTATCCCGTGAAGTTGAGCCCCAGGCATCTTCGGCAACTCGCTCAGAATCAGGATGATGTGGGAGGTCGTGTTCCGGGCGAGGATGACGGAGCTATCGAACAGGCTCCAGCCAAGTCGTCGGGTGGTCATGGTCCCTCGGCCGAAATGATCCGCCGGATTCACGCCGCGACCCGTCCGACGATCTCGCTCGACGCGACGATCGATACCGACCGGAGCTTTAGTCTCCTGCAAACGATGAGCGATCCCGACTCGGATCGGACTGACGACGTCGATACGGACGAGACGATTTCGCTCTTGCTTGACTCACTCCGGCCTCGCGAGCAGCAGGTCCTGGCGCTTCGGTTCGGCCTCGGAGGCAAGCAGCGGCTCTCGCTCAGCCAGGTGGGTAAGGTGCTGCAGGTGTCGAAGGAGCGGGTCCGCCAGATTCAGGACCGAGCTCTGGAGAAGCTTCGGGCGGTCGCCTCGGAGCACAACCTGGCCGATGCCCTTCCGGTCGGTTGA
- a CDS encoding site-specific tyrosine recombinase: MNAEPESKRKRPPNVRLSRDADPLGPFLHFLMAECRVSPNTLAAYRADITKFSRWRSQHAPGPLAAIGIGTLAGYVDYLGLMDLAPSSICRHLASLSTFFRFLVDEGRLSENVAKLLVAPKLWERLPTVLGPAAVETLLTTPSPDSLLGRRDRAALETLYATGCRASEVTSLRPHDVDFHLGTVRCIGKGDRERVVPIGSRALEVLETYLRSDRPRLVSRCPETETVFVARSGRPLSRTGLWRIVKTHALAAGLPTRVSPHTLRHSFATHLLAGGADLRVVQEILGHSSIGTTQIYTRVEISHLLDVHARCHPRGQAAKRGDQGEGSKAI; the protein is encoded by the coding sequence ATGAACGCTGAACCCGAGTCGAAGCGGAAACGTCCGCCCAATGTTCGATTGTCCCGAGACGCGGACCCACTCGGCCCGTTTTTGCACTTCTTGATGGCCGAGTGCCGGGTTTCGCCGAACACGTTGGCGGCGTATCGGGCAGATATCACGAAGTTCTCCCGCTGGCGATCACAACATGCACCAGGACCGCTGGCTGCGATTGGCATCGGTACCTTGGCCGGTTATGTCGATTACCTGGGCTTGATGGACCTCGCGCCTTCGAGCATCTGCCGGCACCTGGCGAGTTTGTCGACCTTTTTCCGGTTCCTGGTCGATGAAGGTCGCCTTTCGGAGAATGTGGCCAAGCTGCTGGTTGCCCCAAAACTTTGGGAGCGATTACCGACGGTACTGGGTCCCGCAGCCGTGGAAACGTTGCTGACGACCCCGAGTCCCGACTCGCTGCTCGGTCGTCGCGACCGGGCGGCCCTCGAAACCCTTTACGCGACGGGCTGCCGGGCCTCGGAGGTGACATCGCTCCGGCCCCACGATGTCGATTTCCACTTGGGCACCGTCCGTTGCATTGGCAAGGGAGACCGAGAGCGGGTTGTGCCGATCGGGTCCCGAGCGTTGGAGGTCCTGGAGACCTATCTTCGGAGTGATCGTCCCCGTCTGGTGTCTCGATGCCCTGAGACGGAAACGGTGTTCGTGGCCCGATCGGGTCGGCCGCTGTCTCGAACCGGGCTCTGGCGGATCGTAAAGACGCATGCCCTGGCGGCCGGATTGCCGACCCGAGTAAGCCCCCATACTCTGAGACACAGCTTTGCCACCCACCTGCTGGCAGGTGGGGCCGATTTGCGTGTCGTTCAGGAAATTCTGGGTCATTCGTCGATCGGAACGACCCAAATCTATACGCGCGTCGAGATCAGCCATCTGCTTGACGTGCATGCGCGTTGCCATCCGAGAGGGCAAGCGGCGAAGCGTGGCGATCAGGGTGAGGGATCGAAGGCCATCTGA
- a CDS encoding ABC transporter permease, with protein MSGALRYLRLYAQLARYTLVRELSFRGNFLVKVSVEVLWLGILLAFYRVVFSKTSVIAEWSEPQYLFFVGCYFAMNGLLETLFLENCNEFAELVRKGDLDFLLLRPIDEQFLITCRRVDWSTAPNVLMGVAVMGLSLVNLGWTFDPTRVAVFLLMFGCGVMLAYSFMVLLTATGVWLVRNQSMMELWWLFSSLTRYPREIYLRVTWAEPIGLFFTFIVPFLLVINVPAESMVKMLDWRLVSFTLLATAASLWVSRQFFRRALRSYRSASS; from the coding sequence ATGAGCGGAGCGCTGCGTTACCTTCGGCTGTATGCCCAGCTTGCCCGATACACGCTGGTTCGAGAATTGTCGTTCCGAGGGAATTTTCTGGTGAAAGTGTCGGTGGAGGTGCTCTGGCTGGGCATTCTGCTGGCCTTTTATCGGGTCGTGTTTTCGAAGACGAGTGTGATCGCGGAGTGGTCTGAGCCCCAGTATTTGTTTTTTGTTGGCTGCTACTTCGCCATGAACGGCCTGCTGGAGACGCTGTTTCTGGAGAACTGCAACGAGTTCGCGGAACTGGTACGCAAGGGGGATCTGGATTTTCTGCTCCTCAGGCCGATTGATGAGCAATTTTTGATTACATGTCGCCGCGTTGACTGGTCGACCGCGCCGAATGTGTTGATGGGTGTGGCGGTGATGGGGCTTTCGCTCGTGAACCTGGGCTGGACCTTCGACCCGACCCGGGTTGCAGTCTTTCTCTTGATGTTCGGCTGCGGGGTGATGTTGGCGTACAGTTTCATGGTGCTATTGACGGCCACGGGCGTTTGGCTGGTCAGAAATCAGAGCATGATGGAATTGTGGTGGCTGTTCAGCAGCCTGACGCGCTACCCACGAGAGATTTATCTGCGCGTGACCTGGGCCGAGCCGATTGGCCTGTTCTTCACGTTCATCGTGCCATTCCTGCTGGTGATCAATGTGCCTGCGGAGTCGATGGTCAAGATGCTTGACTGGCGACTGGTAAGCTTTACGCTGTTGGCCACGGCTGCAAGTCTGTGGGTGAGCCGACAATTCTTCCGTCGAGCCCTGCGATCGTATCGGAGTGCGAGTAGTTAA
- a CDS encoding AI-2E family transporter has translation MSDRLAWPKSTGLLINLAAFILIIAGIRASAELIVPFLLALFLAVIITPKIDQIARWGMPRWVAVALVTLVVSVILVLGLAYVGVSLNELLWRLPQIQRQLYTLREEMFDKLESLGLPVPPERSEGAIFDPAYGVRMLGGLLAGMSNIFSNGLMILITVAFILLESGGFPAKMQTIFGSDSPAMNRSLKILADQRRYMVIKSWISVATGIPVAIGLALMGVDYAVLWGVLAFLLNFIPNIGSLIAAIPPVMLALVQNGIPVAIGVVLLFLAVNFVIGYLVEPPAMGKGLGISTLVVWISLIFWGWVLGPVGMFLSVPLTMALKIVLEGSDETRWLAILLGPPSAAKAEPVEIEGGTPS, from the coding sequence ATGAGTGATCGCCTGGCCTGGCCGAAGTCGACGGGCCTCCTGATCAACCTGGCGGCGTTTATCCTGATCATCGCAGGAATTCGGGCCTCGGCCGAGCTGATCGTGCCGTTCTTGCTGGCGCTCTTTCTGGCGGTGATCATCACACCGAAGATTGATCAGATTGCCCGGTGGGGGATGCCGCGTTGGGTGGCGGTGGCACTGGTGACCCTGGTTGTCAGCGTCATTCTGGTGCTGGGTTTGGCGTATGTCGGGGTCTCGCTCAACGAATTGCTCTGGAGACTTCCGCAGATTCAGCGACAGTTGTACACATTGCGCGAAGAGATGTTCGACAAGCTTGAGTCTCTTGGTCTGCCAGTCCCTCCGGAGCGGAGCGAGGGAGCGATTTTCGACCCCGCTTACGGGGTTCGAATGCTCGGGGGTCTCCTGGCGGGGATGAGCAATATTTTCAGTAACGGTCTGATGATTCTCATTACCGTAGCCTTCATCTTGCTGGAATCAGGAGGATTTCCGGCGAAGATGCAAACGATTTTCGGTTCGGACAGCCCGGCGATGAACCGGAGCTTGAAGATTCTGGCCGACCAGCGGCGCTACATGGTGATCAAATCCTGGATCAGTGTGGCAACGGGGATTCCCGTGGCGATCGGTCTAGCATTGATGGGGGTTGATTATGCGGTGCTCTGGGGGGTGCTCGCGTTTCTGCTGAACTTCATTCCGAACATTGGGTCGCTGATTGCCGCGATTCCGCCGGTGATGCTCGCCCTGGTGCAGAACGGCATTCCCGTGGCAATCGGGGTGGTGCTGCTGTTTCTGGCGGTGAACTTCGTGATTGGATATCTGGTCGAGCCGCCGGCGATGGGCAAGGGCCTGGGAATCTCGACCCTGGTGGTCTGGATCTCTCTGATTTTCTGGGGATGGGTGCTGGGCCCCGTGGGCATGTTCCTTTCGGTCCCGCTGACGATGGCGTTGAAGATCGTCCTGGAAGGCTCAGACGAGACTCGGTGGTTGGCGATTCTGCTCGGCCCGCCCAGTGCGGCCAAGGCCGAGCCGGTTGAAATCGAAGGCGGTACACCGTCCTGA
- the rsmG gene encoding 16S rRNA (guanine(527)-N(7))-methyltransferase RsmG yields the protein MPSTPSRAALKAILEQCGLPLAESQYDALWAYHRLLREADAELNLTRIRNFENMVLKHYMDSLLVLNHVELPSPLVDMGSGAGLPGIPLKIARPDVHLILAEPRGARAAFLRRVCERLGLEGAEVHAGKIGPWFTRPVEGVISRAVATIPETLERVAYCLRPGGRMIFLKGPDCDDEIAEARRTLGNAYRLVGDHADRIPGTEHRRRFVVYERLEAPVVSATLPTAETPRARAFSGSVKEVSSASNPSFRLARDVLSGRGIRKHGRAVIAGHRIITEIVDRFPDRIEAWMTGPEGDPPPQEISPDVTWLRLDPVLLRELDVSGTGAPLLLARVPEIPSWSAEEDWPEGCSLFVPFQDPENVGAVLRSAAAFGAARVVLLKEAAHPFHPKAVRAAGPAVFQVPLAFGPSINDLVSESVPIIPLDLDGPSLDGEPWPDRFGLLPGVEGPGLPERWRGHPHRRRVPIAPGVESLNAATATAVSLFAWRSKAGWPASDR from the coding sequence GTGCCAAGCACTCCGAGCCGGGCCGCGTTGAAGGCGATTCTCGAACAGTGCGGCTTGCCTCTGGCTGAGTCACAGTATGATGCCCTCTGGGCGTATCATCGGCTGCTGCGTGAGGCGGATGCGGAGCTGAACCTGACACGCATCCGCAACTTTGAAAATATGGTTCTCAAGCATTATATGGATAGCCTGCTGGTGTTGAACCATGTCGAATTGCCGAGCCCGCTGGTCGACATGGGCTCGGGTGCAGGCTTGCCGGGCATTCCGCTGAAGATCGCCCGGCCAGACGTTCATCTGATTCTGGCTGAGCCTCGGGGAGCGCGGGCGGCATTTCTCCGTCGCGTGTGTGAACGGCTTGGTCTCGAAGGGGCGGAGGTGCACGCGGGGAAAATCGGCCCGTGGTTTACCCGTCCGGTCGAGGGAGTGATCAGCCGAGCGGTCGCGACGATTCCGGAAACGCTGGAACGGGTGGCGTACTGTCTTCGCCCCGGTGGCCGCATGATCTTCCTCAAAGGGCCGGATTGCGACGACGAAATTGCCGAGGCTCGCCGAACGCTTGGAAATGCGTACCGGCTTGTCGGCGATCATGCTGACCGCATTCCGGGCACTGAGCATCGTCGTCGGTTCGTCGTGTACGAACGCCTGGAGGCTCCGGTCGTCTCTGCAACGCTGCCAACAGCCGAGACTCCGCGGGCCCGGGCCTTTTCCGGTTCGGTCAAGGAGGTGTCGAGTGCGTCGAACCCTTCGTTCCGGCTGGCGCGTGACGTGCTCTCCGGCCGAGGGATTCGCAAACACGGACGGGCGGTGATCGCGGGACATCGGATCATTACCGAAATTGTGGATCGGTTTCCCGATCGAATCGAAGCCTGGATGACCGGCCCCGAAGGGGACCCTCCTCCACAGGAGATCAGCCCTGACGTGACCTGGTTGCGGCTAGATCCGGTGTTGCTCCGAGAACTCGATGTGTCGGGGACCGGAGCTCCGTTACTGCTGGCGCGGGTGCCGGAGATCCCGAGCTGGTCCGCGGAGGAGGATTGGCCCGAGGGCTGCTCGCTGTTCGTGCCGTTTCAGGATCCGGAAAACGTGGGGGCGGTGCTGCGATCGGCGGCGGCGTTCGGGGCGGCCCGGGTGGTTTTGTTGAAGGAAGCGGCGCATCCGTTTCATCCGAAGGCGGTTCGCGCGGCCGGGCCGGCGGTGTTTCAGGTTCCACTCGCCTTCGGGCCATCGATCAACGATCTGGTGAGTGAATCTGTGCCGATCATTCCGCTCGACCTCGATGGGCCTTCACTTGATGGCGAACCCTGGCCTGATCGCTTTGGGTTGCTGCCAGGCGTGGAGGGGCCAGGATTGCCGGAGCGATGGCGCGGTCATCCTCATCGCCGTCGCGTGCCGATCGCGCCGGGGGTCGAGTCGCTCAACGCCGCAACGGCAACGGCTGTCTCGCTCTTCGCCTGGCGAAGCAAGGCGGGCTGGCCAGCGTCGGACAGATGA
- a CDS encoding hemolysin family protein encodes MPWFELAGLLALILANGAFSTSELAIVSARKGRLDAQAKLGDRRARAALELAEDPNRFLSTVQIGITLIGTLAGAFGGATLAKPLAEALRPLPAIEGSAEPIALGIVVVGITYATLILGELVPKRIALAAPERIARLTAPTLRLLSRITVPLVRLLSGSTNLVLYAIGIRQSSEPPVTDEDVKQMILQGIEHGVFEPVEHDMIRGVLRLGDRRAGVLMTPRSEVVWLDIDDSPEEIRRKVTTSPHSSFPVCNGSIDDVLGIVRVKELLALGLSEHAVALKGHLAIPLFLYEGTRGLKILDTFQKTGHHFAVVLDEYGSVEGVLTLTDLLEAIVGDLPGPGESPGPRAEPHSDGSWMVDGMLPADALRDHVMHRDLPPGDYHTVAGFVITRLGHIPAVGESLDWDNYRFTVVDVSANRVHKIRVTPVEENASEPPP; translated from the coding sequence GTGCCGTGGTTCGAACTGGCGGGCTTGCTCGCCTTGATCCTGGCCAACGGTGCCTTTTCAACCTCGGAACTGGCGATCGTCTCAGCGCGGAAGGGGCGGCTCGATGCCCAGGCCAAGCTCGGCGACCGTCGCGCTCGGGCGGCCCTGGAACTGGCCGAGGACCCGAATCGGTTTCTCTCGACCGTGCAGATCGGCATCACCTTGATTGGCACGCTCGCCGGAGCCTTCGGTGGTGCCACGCTGGCGAAACCGCTGGCAGAAGCACTGCGCCCGCTACCGGCCATCGAAGGCTCGGCCGAGCCGATCGCGCTGGGGATTGTAGTCGTTGGCATCACTTACGCCACATTAATCCTGGGAGAGCTCGTTCCGAAGCGCATTGCGCTGGCGGCCCCCGAGCGCATCGCCCGGTTGACGGCCCCGACCCTGCGACTTCTCTCCCGAATCACCGTCCCCCTGGTCCGATTGCTCAGCGGATCAACCAACCTGGTGCTCTATGCCATTGGCATCCGGCAAAGTTCCGAACCTCCCGTGACCGATGAGGACGTCAAGCAGATGATCCTTCAGGGGATTGAGCACGGCGTCTTTGAACCGGTCGAGCACGACATGATCCGCGGCGTCCTTCGCCTCGGCGATCGGCGGGCGGGCGTGCTGATGACCCCTCGGAGCGAGGTCGTCTGGCTTGACATCGACGACTCTCCCGAGGAGATCCGCCGCAAGGTCACGACCAGCCCACACTCCAGCTTCCCGGTCTGCAACGGATCCATTGATGATGTTCTGGGAATTGTTCGTGTCAAGGAACTTCTGGCCCTTGGCCTCTCCGAACATGCCGTTGCCTTGAAAGGGCACCTGGCAATCCCCTTATTCCTTTACGAAGGGACGCGGGGCTTGAAGATTCTCGACACCTTCCAGAAAACCGGCCACCACTTCGCCGTCGTGCTCGACGAGTACGGCTCGGTCGAGGGAGTGCTCACGCTGACCGACCTGCTGGAAGCCATCGTCGGCGATCTCCCCGGCCCTGGAGAGTCTCCCGGACCGCGAGCCGAGCCTCACTCCGATGGCTCCTGGATGGTCGACGGCATGCTCCCCGCCGACGCTCTCCGCGACCACGTCATGCACCGCGACCTTCCTCCCGGCGATTACCATACTGTGGCCGGATTCGTCATCACCCGCCTGGGCCACATCCCCGCCGTGGGAGAGTCACTCGATTGGGACAACTACCGATTCACGGTGGTTGATGTCTCGGCTAATCGTGTCCACAAAATCCGGGTCACGCCCGTCGAGGAAAACGCTTCCGAACCGCCCCCCTGA